One window from the genome of Haloprofundus halobius encodes:
- a CDS encoding DEAD/DEAH box helicase family protein — protein sequence MRLRYVDGRVRIDGSSDAFGDADSPVVSDSRRVDALHYRALRDALRAADPDLEDEVLDPVPGPVLACSLSLRPYQREALRRWQSDERGVVVLPTGAGKTYVGMAAIDAVGGPTLVVVPTLELVDQWRDELACFEVPVSEFTGRAKEFAPITVTTYDSAYTHAPTLGNRFEFVLFDEVHHLAAEKYQRIAERMAAPARMGLTATYERDDDRHTRLVRLLGGKVYEIGTDDLTGEYLSTYTVERITVELTPEEREAYDEHAAVFRNYVAFSNVSLDAPDGYRNLVIRSGNDPRAWRAIRAKETSRKIAFNAESKLDELASLLCECRDEGDRVIVFTRYNDLVHVVADRFLIPAITYRTPTDERRAILSGFKTGRYDAIVSSQVLDEGVDVPDANVGIILSGTGSEREYRQRLGRILRPSERSARLYELVSADTGEVRTADRRRV from the coding sequence ATGCGACTTCGGTACGTCGACGGGCGCGTCCGAATCGACGGCTCGTCGGACGCGTTCGGCGATGCGGACAGCCCGGTCGTTTCCGACTCGCGTCGAGTCGACGCACTCCACTACCGAGCTCTCCGCGACGCGCTTCGAGCGGCGGACCCCGACCTCGAAGACGAGGTGCTCGACCCCGTACCCGGCCCGGTACTCGCGTGCTCACTCTCGCTTCGGCCCTACCAGCGAGAGGCGCTTCGCCGCTGGCAAAGTGACGAACGCGGCGTCGTCGTCCTCCCGACCGGGGCGGGCAAGACGTACGTCGGCATGGCGGCCATCGACGCCGTGGGCGGGCCGACGCTCGTCGTCGTTCCGACGCTCGAACTCGTCGACCAGTGGCGCGACGAACTGGCGTGTTTCGAGGTGCCCGTCAGCGAGTTCACCGGCCGGGCGAAAGAGTTCGCACCGATTACGGTGACGACGTACGACTCGGCGTACACCCACGCACCGACGCTCGGCAACCGTTTCGAGTTCGTGCTGTTCGACGAGGTCCACCACCTCGCCGCCGAGAAGTACCAGCGCATCGCCGAGCGGATGGCCGCCCCTGCCCGGATGGGGTTGACCGCGACGTACGAACGAGACGACGACCGACACACCCGACTCGTTCGACTGTTGGGCGGGAAGGTGTACGAGATCGGGACGGACGACCTGACCGGCGAGTACCTCTCGACGTACACCGTCGAGCGAATCACGGTCGAACTCACGCCCGAGGAGCGTGAGGCGTACGACGAACACGCCGCGGTGTTTCGCAACTACGTCGCGTTCAGCAACGTCTCGCTCGACGCCCCCGACGGCTACCGGAACCTGGTCATCAGAAGCGGCAACGACCCGCGGGCGTGGCGCGCGATTCGCGCCAAGGAGACGTCGCGCAAAATCGCGTTCAACGCCGAGTCGAAACTGGACGAACTCGCTTCACTCCTCTGTGAGTGCCGCGACGAGGGCGACCGGGTCATCGTCTTCACCCGCTACAACGACCTCGTCCACGTCGTCGCCGACCGGTTTCTGATTCCCGCTATCACGTACAGGACGCCGACCGACGAGCGCCGCGCGATTCTCTCGGGGTTCAAGACCGGCCGGTACGACGCTATCGTCAGTTCGCAGGTGCTTGACGAGGGCGTTGACGTGCCCGACGCGAACGTCGGCATCATCCTCAGCGGCACGGGAAGCGAACGCGAGTACCGCCAGCGACTCGGCCGCATCCTCCGTCCCTCCGAGAGATCTGCTCGTCTGTACGAACTCGTCTCCGCCGACACCGGCGAGGTTCGTACTGCCGACCGTCGCCGCGTTTGA
- a CDS encoding DUF790 family protein, translating to MLTKKLLETRRRKPEIWPVYRPPEEYRTVAASVLAAYRTGVTKAELDETLRDVETHETYTLVRGLRKLLDRRLSFDRDPPADPADLREAAFERGFVTDVRERREVMDAVGDEFGISGEAVADALWADRDREKRLRDAPTIGPADLLRQYNLALTGTFLCDAVSLTVESRTDLDRLAAAASELGVMVDYSGDTDETDNSHALRVVGPAAVDRKYRTYRKRVAEWVGRVVAASDHSLAARVEVEVRGETRLYEFTVDSTESDLFPLSPWSCTPDDDRRARFVDRIEPRLPRWRLRTSPTVLRGVDGGGTDGDGARAVADLTFERPHSGRECYLAVFDCWTPEFLESRLSALRAAAGDRPILAAVNEHRCCVSGAGAETLRDGLASRLVAERATDADAVLWYANAFPVEGVAVELDALEREWVETDRDYLLPVNLDAESDALEVDAFAYDRQVEPEAVRHHALDTGYGVLSNGTYLPEHLASELRTEIESLDRRTLDAVRPLLRSHDLGTDALSELGYRVDDEENCVPLRVRRREAD from the coding sequence ATGCTCACGAAGAAACTACTCGAAACCCGACGGCGAAAACCCGAGATATGGCCCGTCTACCGACCGCCCGAGGAGTACCGTACCGTCGCAGCGTCCGTCCTCGCCGCCTATCGAACCGGCGTGACGAAGGCCGAACTCGACGAGACGCTCCGCGACGTCGAGACGCACGAGACGTACACGCTGGTGCGTGGCCTCAGAAAGTTACTCGACCGAAGACTCTCCTTCGACCGCGACCCGCCCGCCGACCCGGCCGACCTCCGCGAAGCGGCGTTCGAGCGCGGGTTCGTCACCGACGTCCGCGAGCGACGGGAAGTGATGGACGCCGTCGGCGACGAGTTCGGCATCTCCGGCGAGGCGGTCGCCGACGCGCTCTGGGCCGACAGAGATCGCGAAAAGCGTCTCCGCGACGCACCTACCATCGGCCCCGCGGACCTCCTCCGGCAGTACAACCTCGCGCTCACGGGGACGTTTCTCTGCGACGCCGTCTCGCTCACCGTCGAGAGTCGGACCGACCTCGACCGTCTCGCCGCCGCGGCGTCCGAACTCGGCGTGATGGTCGACTATTCGGGCGACACGGACGAGACGGACAACTCGCACGCACTCCGCGTCGTCGGTCCGGCAGCGGTGGACCGCAAGTATCGGACGTACCGAAAGCGGGTCGCCGAGTGGGTCGGTCGCGTCGTCGCCGCGAGCGACCACTCACTCGCGGCGCGCGTCGAAGTCGAGGTTCGCGGCGAGACGCGACTGTACGAGTTCACGGTCGATTCGACGGAAAGTGACCTGTTCCCGCTCTCGCCGTGGTCGTGCACGCCCGACGACGACCGGCGAGCGCGGTTCGTCGACCGAATCGAACCGCGGCTCCCGCGGTGGCGACTCCGGACGAGTCCGACGGTGCTTCGCGGCGTCGACGGCGGGGGAACCGATGGTGACGGCGCGCGCGCCGTCGCCGACCTCACGTTCGAGCGCCCGCACAGCGGCCGCGAGTGCTATCTCGCCGTCTTCGACTGTTGGACACCCGAGTTCCTCGAAAGCCGCTTGAGCGCACTCCGGGCGGCCGCGGGCGACAGGCCGATACTCGCCGCCGTCAACGAGCACCGCTGCTGTGTGTCCGGTGCCGGCGCGGAGACGCTGAGAGACGGCCTCGCCTCGCGTCTCGTCGCGGAGCGTGCGACGGACGCCGACGCGGTCCTGTGGTACGCGAACGCCTTCCCGGTCGAGGGCGTCGCCGTCGAACTCGACGCGCTGGAGCGCGAGTGGGTCGAGACGGACCGCGACTACCTGCTCCCCGTCAACCTCGACGCGGAGTCCGACGCGCTGGAGGTCGACGCCTTCGCGTACGACCGGCAGGTCGAACCCGAGGCGGTGCGCCACCACGCGCTCGATACCGGCTACGGCGTCCTCTCGAACGGGACGTATCTCCCCGAGCATCTCGCGTCGGAGCTCCGAACGGAAATCGAGTCGCTCGACCGACGGACGCTCGACGCAGTGCGACCGCTCCTTCGGAGCCACGATCTCGGGACCGATGCGCTCTCCGAGCTCGGGTATCGCGTCGACGACGAGGAGAATTGCGTACCTCTTCGAGTTCGGCGACGTGAAGCGGATTGA
- the tuf gene encoding translation elongation factor EF-1 subunit alpha codes for MAQDKPHQNLAIIGHVDHGKSTLVGRLLFETGSVPEHVIEQHREEAAEKGKGGFEFAYVMDNLAEERERGVTIDIAHQRFDTDKYYFTIVDTPGHRDFVKNMITGASQADHAVLVVAADDGVAPQTREHVFLSRTLGIETLIVAVNKMDTVDYEEDRYREVVDDVKQLLTQVRFDTDDARFIPISAFEGDNVAERSENMPWFDGPTVLEALNNLPEMSPPTDAPLRLPIQDVYTISGIGTVPVGRVETGILETGANVSFQPSDVSGEVKTIEMHHEEVPRAEPGDNVGFNVRGIGKNDIRRGDVCGPADDPPKVAETFQAQIVVMQHPSVVTAGYTPVIHAHTAQVACTFESIDQKLDPASGEVAEENPDFIKAGDAAIVTLRPQKPLSIEPSSEIPELGSFAIRDMGQTIAAGKVLKVNER; via the coding sequence ATGGCACAGGACAAACCACATCAGAATTTAGCGATCATCGGCCACGTCGACCACGGGAAGAGCACGCTCGTCGGGCGGCTCCTCTTCGAGACGGGGTCGGTACCCGAGCACGTCATCGAGCAGCACCGAGAGGAAGCGGCCGAGAAGGGCAAAGGCGGCTTCGAGTTCGCCTACGTGATGGACAACCTCGCCGAGGAGCGCGAGCGCGGCGTCACCATCGACATCGCCCACCAGCGCTTCGACACGGACAAGTACTACTTCACCATCGTCGACACGCCCGGTCACCGCGACTTCGTGAAGAACATGATCACGGGCGCGTCGCAGGCCGACCACGCGGTTCTCGTCGTCGCCGCCGACGACGGCGTCGCGCCGCAGACCCGCGAGCACGTGTTCCTCTCGCGGACGCTCGGCATCGAGACGCTCATCGTCGCGGTGAACAAGATGGACACCGTCGACTACGAGGAGGACCGCTACCGCGAGGTCGTCGACGACGTGAAGCAACTGCTCACGCAGGTCCGCTTCGACACCGACGACGCGCGCTTCATCCCCATCTCGGCGTTCGAGGGCGACAACGTCGCCGAGCGCTCCGAGAACATGCCGTGGTTCGACGGCCCCACGGTGCTGGAGGCGCTGAACAACCTCCCCGAGATGTCGCCGCCGACGGACGCGCCGCTGCGATTGCCGATTCAGGACGTGTACACGATTTCGGGTATCGGAACGGTGCCGGTCGGCCGCGTCGAGACCGGTATCCTGGAGACGGGCGCGAACGTCTCGTTCCAGCCCTCGGACGTCTCCGGCGAGGTCAAAACCATCGAAATGCACCACGAGGAAGTCCCGCGCGCAGAACCCGGCGACAACGTCGGCTTCAACGTCCGCGGCATCGGCAAGAACGACATCCGCCGCGGCGACGTCTGCGGCCCGGCCGACGACCCGCCGAAGGTCGCCGAGACGTTCCAGGCGCAGATCGTCGTCATGCAGCACCCGTCGGTCGTCACCGCCGGCTACACGCCGGTTATCCACGCGCACACGGCGCAGGTCGCCTGCACGTTCGAGTCCATCGACCAGAAACTCGACCCCGCGTCGGGTGAAGTCGCAGAGGAGAACCCCGACTTCATCAAAGCCGGCGACGCCGCCATCGTCACGCTGCGCCCGCAGAAACCGCTCAGCATCGAACCGTCGAGCGAGATTCCCGAACTCGGTTCCTTCGCCATCCGCGACATGGGCCAAACCATCGCCGCGGGGAAGGTGCTGAAGGTCAACGAGCGGTAA
- a CDS encoding CBS domain-containing protein → MPVGDLATEDVVTAEPSTTIKEIAQMFSSEGTGSVVIVEDDEPRGIVTDREIALAVADHDDISELTAEEIMTENPETINQSEEGFAVAKKFGEVKVRRLPVVDDDGKLVGIVTLDDLVATVGEEMTNIADVIEAQSPGYSA, encoded by the coding sequence ATGCCAGTTGGTGACCTCGCAACCGAGGACGTCGTCACAGCCGAACCGAGCACGACCATCAAAGAGATCGCGCAGATGTTCTCTTCGGAGGGAACCGGGTCCGTCGTCATCGTCGAGGACGACGAACCGCGCGGCATCGTCACCGACCGAGAGATCGCGCTGGCCGTCGCCGACCACGACGACATCTCGGAGCTCACCGCCGAGGAGATCATGACCGAGAACCCCGAGACCATCAACCAGAGCGAGGAGGGGTTCGCCGTCGCGAAGAAGTTCGGCGAGGTCAAAGTACGCCGACTCCCCGTCGTCGACGACGACGGCAAACTCGTCGGCATCGTCACGCTCGACGACCTGGTCGCCACCGTCGGCGAGGAGATGACGAACATCGCCGACGTCATCGAGGCGCAGTCGCCGGGTTACTCGGCGTAA
- the gcvT gene encoding glycine cleavage system aminomethyltransferase GcvT codes for MAHRKPPLREVHADRGATFTGFGGWEMPVEFDSIRTEHAAVRDSAGIFDVSHMSEIEVSGPDATELMQRLTTNDVTALDPGDSQYSCITDGSGVILDDTVVYALPDELTDADSPEPTYLFVPNAGHDEQMYERWTTHCDEWGLDATVDDRTEEWAMFAVQGPDAPDLVADAAGSDVLDLSRFEAAYATVAASECLVARTGYTGEDGFEVLCPWDAAETVWAEFDCQPCGLGARDTLRIEMGFLLSGEDFDPENEPRNPYEAGIGFTVKLDTEFVGRDALERAKKDGVDERFVGLKLDERGIARHGYELRDKDGESIGHVTSGTMSPTLGEAIALGYVKRNYAEPGTRIRVVVRGDEKRARIVNTPFLEDK; via the coding sequence ATGGCCCATCGGAAACCGCCGCTGCGGGAGGTCCACGCCGACCGCGGGGCGACGTTCACCGGGTTCGGCGGATGGGAGATGCCGGTGGAGTTCGACTCCATCCGCACCGAACACGCCGCGGTTCGCGACTCGGCGGGTATCTTCGACGTCTCGCACATGAGCGAGATCGAGGTGTCCGGGCCGGACGCGACCGAGTTGATGCAGCGGCTCACGACCAACGACGTGACGGCGCTCGACCCGGGCGACTCGCAGTACTCCTGCATCACCGACGGGTCTGGCGTCATCCTCGACGACACCGTCGTCTACGCGCTGCCCGACGAGTTGACCGACGCCGACTCGCCGGAGCCGACGTACCTGTTCGTCCCGAACGCGGGCCACGACGAGCAGATGTACGAGCGGTGGACGACTCACTGCGACGAGTGGGGTCTCGACGCGACCGTCGACGACCGGACCGAGGAGTGGGCGATGTTCGCCGTGCAAGGTCCGGATGCACCCGACCTCGTCGCCGACGCTGCGGGCTCCGACGTGCTCGACCTCTCACGGTTCGAGGCCGCGTACGCCACTGTTGCAGCAAGCGAGTGTCTCGTCGCGCGGACGGGGTACACCGGCGAAGACGGCTTCGAGGTGCTCTGTCCGTGGGACGCCGCCGAAACCGTGTGGGCTGAGTTCGACTGCCAGCCCTGTGGCCTCGGCGCGCGCGACACGCTCCGAATCGAGATGGGTTTCCTGCTCTCGGGCGAGGATTTCGACCCCGAAAACGAGCCACGAAACCCCTACGAGGCGGGCATCGGGTTCACCGTCAAACTCGACACGGAGTTCGTCGGGCGCGACGCGCTCGAACGGGCGAAGAAAGACGGCGTCGACGAGCGATTTGTCGGCCTGAAACTCGACGAGCGCGGTATCGCCCGTCACGGCTACGAACTCCGCGACAAAGATGGCGAGAGTATCGGTCACGTGACCAGCGGGACGATGAGTCCGACGCTCGGAGAAGCTATCGCGTTGGGCTACGTCAAACGCAACTACGCGGAACCGGGCACGCGCATCCGGGTCGTCGTCCGCGGCGACGAAAAGCGCGCACGAATCGTGAACACACCGTTTCTGGAGGACAAATAG
- the gcvH gene encoding glycine cleavage system protein GcvH, protein MFEVPDDLRYMESHEWTTTDDVARIGITDFAQDELGDVVFVELPDEGDELTKDEEFGVVESIKAVSDLYAPISGTVVGVNEALFDQPELVNDDPYAEGWMLEVEPANEAEFDELLTAEEYREQTE, encoded by the coding sequence ATGTTCGAAGTACCTGACGACCTGCGGTACATGGAATCGCACGAGTGGACAACGACCGACGACGTAGCGCGAATCGGCATCACCGACTTCGCCCAGGACGAACTCGGCGACGTGGTGTTCGTCGAACTGCCCGACGAGGGCGACGAACTCACCAAGGACGAGGAGTTCGGCGTCGTCGAGAGCATCAAGGCGGTTTCGGACCTGTACGCACCCATCTCGGGCACCGTCGTCGGCGTCAACGAGGCGCTGTTCGACCAGCCCGAACTCGTCAACGACGACCCCTACGCGGAGGGGTGGATGCTCGAAGTCGAGCCGGCGAACGAAGCGGAGTTCGACGAACTGCTGACCGCAGAGGAGTACCGCGAGCAGACCGAATGA
- the gcvPA gene encoding aminomethyl-transferring glycine dehydrogenase subunit GcvPA codes for MTRERGSPYAPHADAEMAAMLDAIGVDDEEALFDIPEGVRFDDEFGIEPRSEQALRRELTALLAKNDDLTEFMGRGHYDHYVPSIVDSLSQRAEFITSYTQYQPEITQGFLQALFEYQSMLVELTGLPVANCSMYDAATALAEAARLADRVRQASGTRVLVPEFLRSGKRGVLDNYLAGAEMTVETYPMDDGNVDFDALTELVDDETAMVYAENPTVRGTIEERLSDIGDLAAENDALFCLGTDLVALALLEEPASVGADVVVGEAGVLGLPTAYGMGLGLFATREEYLRQVPGRLVGVSEDAADKRAYTLTLQTREQHIRRERATSNICTNQAWVALRAAIHLAWLGPSGLVDLAEDCVRDAATLAERLDALVGLQAPIHDRHHFREFVVHTDQPAAAIAEDLETEGYAVHVVGEHLLQVCITDANAHDADGLVAAFEEVL; via the coding sequence ATGACGCGAGAACGAGGCAGCCCCTACGCACCGCACGCCGACGCGGAGATGGCCGCGATGCTCGACGCCATCGGCGTCGACGACGAGGAGGCGCTGTTCGACATTCCCGAGGGCGTCCGCTTCGACGACGAGTTCGGCATCGAACCGCGGAGCGAGCAGGCGCTGCGACGGGAGCTGACGGCGCTTCTGGCGAAGAACGACGACCTCACCGAGTTCATGGGACGCGGGCACTACGACCACTACGTCCCCTCCATCGTCGACAGCCTCTCCCAGCGCGCGGAGTTCATCACGAGCTACACCCAGTACCAACCGGAGATCACGCAGGGGTTCCTGCAGGCGCTGTTCGAGTACCAGTCGATGCTGGTCGAACTCACGGGGCTTCCGGTGGCCAACTGTTCGATGTACGACGCGGCGACGGCGCTCGCCGAGGCCGCCCGTCTCGCCGACCGAGTCCGACAGGCCAGCGGCACACGAGTGCTCGTTCCCGAGTTCCTTCGTTCGGGCAAACGCGGCGTCCTCGACAACTACCTCGCCGGCGCAGAGATGACCGTCGAGACGTACCCGATGGACGACGGTAACGTCGACTTCGACGCGCTGACCGAACTCGTCGACGACGAGACGGCGATGGTCTACGCCGAGAATCCGACGGTCCGCGGCACCATCGAGGAGCGTCTCTCTGACATCGGTGACCTCGCCGCGGAGAACGACGCGCTGTTCTGTCTCGGCACCGACCTCGTCGCGCTCGCACTACTGGAAGAACCGGCGAGCGTCGGCGCGGACGTTGTCGTCGGCGAGGCCGGCGTGCTCGGCCTCCCGACGGCGTACGGCATGGGACTCGGACTGTTCGCCACGCGCGAGGAGTATCTCCGCCAAGTTCCGGGTCGACTCGTCGGCGTCAGCGAGGACGCCGCCGACAAGCGCGCCTACACGCTGACGCTGCAGACGCGCGAGCAGCACATACGCCGCGAGCGCGCGACGAGCAACATCTGCACGAACCAGGCGTGGGTGGCGCTCCGCGCGGCCATCCACCTCGCGTGGCTCGGGCCGTCCGGACTCGTCGACCTCGCGGAGGACTGCGTCCGCGACGCGGCCACCCTCGCCGAGCGCCTCGACGCGCTCGTCGGACTCCAGGCTCCGATCCACGACCGCCACCACTTCCGCGAGTTCGTCGTCCACACCGACCAACCGGCGGCCGCCATCGCCGAGGACCTCGAGACAGAGGGGTACGCGGTCCACGTCGTCGGCGAGCACCTGCTGCAGGTGTGCATCACCGACGCGAACGCCCACGACGCCGACGGCCTCGTCGCGGCCTTCGAGGAGGTGCTCTGA
- the gcvPB gene encoding aminomethyl-transferring glycine dehydrogenase subunit GcvPB: MIHDQARYVENGQYEPLLSEKETTEVEIGENDDSPLPDDLTRDSVELPDVSEPELARHYTRLSQMNWSIDSGPYPLGSCTMKYNPKFTEDVAADPNGSVHPDRSARSVQGCLGLLHGLQEYLARIGGMDAVTLQPPAGAAGEFAGILVAKAYHEANGEDRNEVIIPASAHGTNFASAAMAGYDVVELPSAEDGRVDVEALEAAVGDDTAALMLTNPNTVGLFERDIEHIAETVHDAGGLLYYDGANLNALLGRARPGDMGFDIMHYNVHKTFATPHGGGGPGAGPVGVVDELAEYLPSPRVRERSSGSGYELFDPERSVGKVHGFQGNWLVLVKAYAYIARLGDEGLLDASAKAVLNANYLGSQVEFDIPYGPYHHEFAATSGEKDAADVAKRMLDYGVHPPTTKWPEMVPEAMLTEPTEIESKKSLDDLAAAFNAAAADDEETLADAPSRTTARRIDQVSAARNPRLSWRALDGDE; encoded by the coding sequence ATGATTCACGACCAAGCCAGATACGTCGAGAACGGCCAGTACGAACCGCTACTATCGGAGAAGGAGACGACCGAAGTCGAAATCGGCGAGAACGACGACTCGCCGCTTCCCGACGACCTGACGCGCGACTCGGTCGAACTGCCCGACGTCTCGGAGCCCGAACTGGCGCGGCACTACACGCGGCTCTCACAGATGAACTGGAGCATCGACAGCGGGCCGTACCCGCTCGGCTCCTGTACGATGAAGTACAATCCGAAGTTCACCGAGGACGTGGCCGCCGACCCCAACGGTTCCGTCCATCCGGACCGCTCCGCGCGGAGCGTCCAGGGGTGCCTCGGACTGCTTCACGGCCTTCAGGAGTATCTCGCGAGAATCGGCGGGATGGACGCCGTCACGCTCCAGCCGCCTGCGGGGGCCGCCGGCGAGTTCGCGGGCATCCTCGTCGCGAAGGCGTACCACGAGGCCAACGGCGAGGACAGAAACGAGGTCATCATCCCCGCGAGCGCCCACGGCACCAACTTCGCGAGCGCGGCGATGGCCGGCTACGACGTGGTCGAACTCCCCTCCGCCGAGGACGGCCGCGTCGACGTCGAGGCGCTGGAAGCCGCCGTCGGCGACGACACCGCCGCGCTGATGCTGACGAATCCCAATACGGTCGGCCTGTTCGAGCGCGACATCGAGCACATCGCCGAGACGGTCCACGACGCGGGCGGGTTGCTCTACTACGACGGCGCGAACCTCAACGCGCTGCTCGGCCGTGCTCGCCCCGGCGACATGGGCTTCGACATCATGCACTACAACGTCCACAAGACGTTCGCCACCCCGCACGGCGGCGGCGGCCCCGGTGCGGGCCCGGTCGGCGTCGTCGACGAACTCGCCGAGTACCTGCCGTCACCGCGCGTGCGCGAGCGTTCGTCCGGCTCCGGCTACGAACTGTTCGACCCCGAGCGGTCGGTCGGCAAAGTCCACGGCTTCCAGGGCAACTGGCTCGTCCTCGTCAAGGCGTACGCCTACATCGCGCGCCTCGGCGACGAGGGACTGCTCGACGCGAGCGCCAAGGCCGTGCTGAACGCGAACTACCTCGGCTCACAGGTCGAGTTCGACATCCCGTACGGCCCGTACCACCACGAGTTCGCGGCGACCTCGGGCGAGAAAGACGCCGCCGACGTGGCGAAGCGGATGCTCGACTACGGCGTCCACCCGCCGACGACGAAGTGGCCCGAGATGGTGCCGGAGGCGATGCTGACGGAACCGACCGAGATCGAGAGCAAGAAGTCGCTCGACGACCTCGCCGCGGCGTTCAACGCCGCCGCCGCGGACGACGAGGAGACGCTCGCCGACGCACCGTCACGGACGACCGCCCGGCGCATCGACCAGGTGAGCGCCGCGCGCAACCCACGACTGTCGTGGCGCGCGCTCGACGGCGACGAGTGA
- a CDS encoding cupin domain-containing protein, translating to MYSRVNLSDVDTHEADAADARVKPVGYHLRPETMRPNVWTFEAGESTPYHYQKQQEELYVVLDGRFELSVEDETLELEPDDYVVVAPEAKRQLTAVEPGTVLVVGAPNVKDDGVILDEEAS from the coding sequence GTGTACTCACGAGTCAACCTCTCGGACGTCGACACACACGAGGCGGACGCGGCCGATGCCCGCGTGAAACCGGTCGGGTACCACCTCCGTCCCGAGACGATGCGACCGAACGTCTGGACGTTCGAGGCGGGCGAATCGACGCCGTACCACTACCAGAAGCAACAGGAGGAGTTGTACGTCGTCCTCGACGGCCGATTCGAACTCAGCGTCGAAGACGAGACGCTCGAACTCGAACCCGACGACTACGTGGTCGTCGCCCCGGAAGCGAAGCGGCAGTTGACCGCCGTCGAGCCCGGAACCGTGCTCGTCGTCGGCGCGCCGAACGTCAAAGACGACGGTGTGATTCTCGACGAGGAAGCGTCGTAA
- a CDS encoding glutaredoxin family protein → MSIELYALDGCPYCEKVHDALQENDIDYETYWTEAMHSERDEVKRVSGQRGVPVLVDDDHGVTMNESENILTYIEQTLAR, encoded by the coding sequence ATGTCCATCGAACTCTACGCGCTGGACGGCTGTCCGTACTGCGAGAAAGTCCACGACGCGCTGCAGGAGAACGACATCGACTACGAGACGTACTGGACCGAGGCGATGCACTCCGAGCGCGACGAAGTCAAGCGCGTGAGCGGTCAGCGCGGCGTCCCCGTGCTCGTCGACGACGACCACGGCGTGACGATGAACGAGAGCGAGAACATCCTCACGTACATCGAACAGACGCTGGCGCGATGA
- a CDS encoding cob(I)yrinic acid a,c-diamide adenosyltransferase translates to MKIYTGRGDEGLTDLRDMSRVSKTSPRIEAYGTVDEANALVGTLRPTGYDDVDEILERVQNHLHIIQADFANPDPDEDDPQVREEHVERLEEWIDETSEELEPLQSFILPGGSESGAGLHHARAVVRRAERRAVALAGDEPVNEHAVTYLNRLSDALFVFGRLVNARDGEREESPTY, encoded by the coding sequence ATGAAGATCTACACCGGTCGCGGCGACGAGGGACTGACTGACCTCCGGGACATGTCGCGCGTCTCGAAGACGAGTCCACGCATCGAAGCCTACGGTACCGTCGACGAGGCGAACGCGCTCGTCGGCACGCTCCGACCGACCGGCTACGACGACGTCGACGAGATACTCGAACGCGTCCAGAACCATCTGCACATCATCCAGGCGGACTTCGCGAACCCCGACCCCGACGAGGACGACCCGCAGGTGCGCGAGGAGCACGTCGAACGGTTGGAAGAGTGGATTGACGAGACGAGCGAGGAACTCGAACCGCTGCAGTCGTTCATCCTCCCCGGTGGGAGCGAGTCCGGTGCGGGGCTGCACCACGCCCGAGCGGTCGTCCGCCGCGCCGAACGCCGCGCCGTCGCACTCGCCGGCGACGAACCGGTGAACGAGCACGCGGTGACGTACCTCAACCGACTGTCGGACGCGCTGTTCGTCTTCGGTCGGCTCGTCAACGCCCGCGACGGCGAGAGAGAGGAGTCACCGACGTACTGA
- a CDS encoding helix-turn-helix domain-containing protein, protein MNEKTSTELRRATYRALCKYGHAAVTMRDIVDESSKSEVTLYDRFESKRGLLVAHDSRDETEVRAE, encoded by the coding sequence ATGAACGAGAAAACCTCCACCGAACTGAGACGCGCGACGTACCGCGCGCTCTGCAAGTACGGGCACGCCGCGGTGACGATGCGCGACATCGTCGACGAGTCCTCGAAGAGCGAGGTGACCCTCTACGACCGCTTCGAGAGCAAGCGCGGCCTGCTGGTAGCGCACGATTCGAGGGACGAAACCGAGGTGCGCGCCGAGTGA